One window of the Epinephelus moara isolate mb chromosome 24, YSFRI_EMoa_1.0, whole genome shotgun sequence genome contains the following:
- the LOC126386489 gene encoding immunoglobulin-like and fibronectin type III domain-containing protein 1, with amino-acid sequence MFKIRKAKDEEPTAPGQVKIRKRSKVPGVMITQYVEELPQGMTTPDFTRKPIAITIQEGKPVIFRAVITGNPTPTVSWVRNNGEIDEEKYKIVQDKNSGEHQLQMPDVTADQADTYKCYARNEYGKAVVTATLNVIEVGYKKSRAMQESRTAIREVPEDFKKALKNKVDMEAKEEKKREIDDSFWELLMSADKKDYESICGQYGVTDFRGMLTKLNAKKFERQQEQERVVERLCNLKPIELKDSGDAEFELEMSLRDPTSKIFLFKDGVMIPFDAETEVKHGLRQVGKKFVFSINGVEPDDAGIYQVEVDGVKIFSTDFKPPPVDFLVKIQDVKAEEREDAVFECVVSQPLKKINWMGKNVQLEQGDKFDILVSEDMLIHTLVVKDCMPLDKGIYAAVTGLVSCSAWLIVEVDNDPNSHGKKKARKTTRAGGGGAELLKIAQEQNAKVQKEREELIAKAKAEAEVAAAAAAAAAAEKAEAEAKAKAEAEAKAKARAEAKAKAKAKAKVKPKEKGDEGDEKTKTKTKTKAKVKAKAKGGEGAEGVEGEETTTAEGEGDEEDEEEYEEEYEEETEEEAEEGAEEKSAEPASSEPKQEGEAPTEVADAEGEAPAQEKRKRVRAGPLVPETVIDPGVYFTSGLSDVAAIIGTDAELVCRLSSEECDGVWYKDGIEITATEDICIVKDGTYRKLIIKNCKEEDAGKYKCEADGRKTEAALSVEDPPRIKSEDLEEFKKPVVIKTGKGAAFELSFVGREPMKIQWYSEGEELLEDTHTKIEKSSSHTRLVLTKCHRKISGEIKIKIKNECGTTEAISQLLVLDKPTPPLGPVDIIESSANCIDFKWRPPKDNGGAPITDYILERQQIGRNSWKKLGKIGPEPKYKDTDVDHGRKYCYHIRAETEQGISEMMETDDIQAGTKAYPGPPSTPKIVSAFKDCINLAWSAPTNTGGTNILGYNVEKRKNGSNLWGLVNPPEEPIREKKYAVKDVVEGLEYEFRVSAINISGAGEPSAPSEFVFARDPKKPPGKVIDLKVTDSTYTTLSLGWNKPTEEEGVQDEAKGYFVELRPAENPEWGRCNSNAIIMNSYTIMGLKSMAMYWVRVVATNEGGDGEPQELPNYIIAMPPPVRPHFTDKKMKNFVVMKAGNAARVTFNFEASPIPTINWLKDGLPVGKHVTMSNTDTSSQIMIPSAERQDTGIYTIIVKNIVGQETSSVEIRVTDDPKPPGPVELEENVSGTVSISWTPSPDEKKDDRLHYMITKRDSVKRTWQIVADHLFNNKFTVINIMPGRQYKFRVYTKNDMGVSNPSESAVWEVKKRKETFSLSLPPSKDCSFESPPSFSVPLKMRNSPESYECYMSCAVTGNPKPHVTWYRNSISLNTNTNYYITNTCGVCSMVILKVGPKDSGDYTVIAENPLGRVECSTKLAVKD; translated from the exons ATGTTTAAAATTCGTAAAGCGAAGGATGAGGAGCCAACTGCTCCGGGGCAGG TTAAAATTAGAAAGAGGTCAAAGGTGCCTGGAGTCATGATCACCCAGTATGTGGAAGAACTACCGCAAGGCATGACCACCCCAGATTTCACTCGGAAACCCATCGCTATAACTATTCAAGAAG ggaaaCCGGTGATCTTCAGAGCGGTAATTACTGGTAATCCAACACCAACTGTGTCCTGGGTGAGAAATAACGGGGAAATTGATGAAGAAAAGTACAAAATCGTCCAAGATAAAAACTCTGGCGAACACCAGCTACAG ATGCCTGATGTAACAGCGGATCAAGCCGATACCTACAAGTGTTATGCCAGAAATGAATATGGAAAAGCGGTTGTAACTGCTACACTGAATGTTATTGAGG TTGGCTATAAGAAGAGCAGAGCCATGCAAGAATCAAGAACAG CCATCCGAGAGGTGCCTGAGGACTTTAAAAAGGCCTTAAAAAATAA GGTTGACATGGAGgcaaaagaagagaagaaacgTGAAATTGATGATAGCTTTTGGGAACTGTTGATGAGTGCGGACAAGAAAGATTATGAGAGCATCTGCGGTCAGTACGGTGTCACTGATTTTCGTGGGATGCTCACGAAACTAAACGCGAAGAAGTTCGAAAGGCAGCAAGAGCAAGAAAGG GTTGTTGAAAGGCTATGCAACCTTAAGCCCATTGAACTGAAAGACAGTGGAGATGCAGAGTTTGAACTTGAAATGTCACTGAGAGACCCCACCAGCAAAATCTTCTTATTCAAG GATGGAGTTATGATTCCTTTTGACGCGGAGACAGAGGTAAAACATGGACTGAGGCAAGTGGGAAAGAAGTTTGTGTTTAGCATCAATGGTGTTGAGCCGGATGATGCAGGAATATACCAAGTGGAGGTTGATGGAGTTAAGATCTTCTCAACGGACTTCAAAC CTCCCCCAGTGGACTTCTTGGTCAAGATTCAAGATGTGAAAGCGGAGGAAAGAGAGGACgctgtgtttgagtgtgtcgTCTCACAGCCCCTGAAAAAGATTAATTGGATGGGAAAGAATGTCCAACTGGAGCAGGGGGACAAATTCGACATTCTTGTGTCAGAGGATATGCtgattcacacactggtggtgaAGGACTGCATGCCATTGGACAAAGGAATCTATGCGGCTGTGACTGGACTTGTCTCCTGCAGTGCCTGGCTTATAGTGGAAG TTGACAATGACCCAAACTCACATGGAAAGAAGAAAGCTCGCAAAACAACCAGAGCAGGTGGTGGTGGAGCTGAACTTTTGAAGATTGCTCAGGAGCAAAATGCTAAGGTAcaaaaggagagagaagaaTTGATTGCAAAGGCAAAGGCAGAGGCAGaagttgctgctgcagctgccgcTGCCGCTGCAGCTGAGAAAGCAGAAGCCGAAGCTAAAGCAAAGGCAGAAGCAGAAGCCAAAGCCAAAGCCAGAGCTGAAGCTAAGGCTAAAGCTAAAGCTAAAGCTAAGGTGAAACCAAAGGAAAAGGGAGATGAGGGAGATGAAAAGAcgaagacaaagacaaagacaaaggccAAGGTAAAGGCAAAGGCAAAAGGTGGAGAAGGTGCAGAAGGTGTAGAAGGTGAAGAAACAACCACTGCTGAGGGAGAAGGcgatgaagaggatgaagaagagtATGAGGAAGAGTATGAGGAAGAGACTGAGGAAGAGGCTGAGGAAGGGGCTGAGGAAAAGTCAGCTGAGCCTGCATCATCAGAACCCAAGCAGGAGGGAGAGGCCCCTACTGAAGTTGCTGATGCTGAAGGAGAAGCGCCCGctcaagagaaaagaaagagagtgagagcagGCCCACTTGTCCCTGAAACAGTCATTG ACCCAGGAGTGTACTTCACCAGCGGACTGTCAGATGTAGCTGCAATCATTGGTACTGATGCAGAACTGGTCTGCAGGCTGAGCAGTGAGGAGTGTGATGGAGTGTGGTACAAAGATGGGATAGAG ATAACGGCTACAGAGGATATCTGCATTGTTAAAGATGGGACTTATCGCAAACTGATCATCAAAAACTGCAAAGAAGAGGATGCTGGAAAGTACAAATGTGAAGCTGATGGCCGTAAAACAGAAGCTGCGCTAAGTGTTGAAG ATCCTCCAAGAATTAAATCTGAGGACCTCGAAGAGTTCAAAAAACCTGTTGTAATCAAAACTGGGAAAGGGGCAGCCTTCGAGCTGTCTTTCGTTGGCCGGGAGCCCATGAAGATCCAGTGGTACAGCGAGGGCGAGGAGCTGTTGGAAGACACCCACACCAAAATTGAGAAGTCCTCCTCACACACCCGCCTAGTGCTAACAAAGTGCCATCGCAAAATATCAGGGGAAATTAAGATAAAGATTAAGAATGAATGTGGAACAACTGAGGCCATCTCACAGCTCCTTGTGTTGG ATAAACCAACACCACCCTTAGGCCCTGTGGATATCATTGAAAGTTCTGCAAATTGCATTGACTTCAAATGGAGGCCTCCCAAAGACAACGGCGGTGCCCCGATCACAGACTACATCCTGGAGCGCCAGCAAATTGGCCGAAACAGCTGGAAGAAACTGGGCAAGATTGGCCCAGAGCCAAAATACAAGGATACTGACGTGGATCATGGAAGAAAGTACTGCTACCACATCAGGGCAGAGACTGAGCAAGGCATCAGTGAAATGATGGAGACTGATGACATTCAGGCAGGGACAAAGG CATACCCTGGACCTCCTTCTACACCAAAAATTGTCAGTGCTTTCAAAGACTGCATCAATCTTGCCTGGTCTGCACCCACTAACACCGGAGGAACCAACATTCTGGGATACAATGTGGAGAAGCGCAAGAATGGCAGTAATCTGTGGGGCTTAGTAAACCCACCCGAGGAGCCCATCAGAG AGAAAAAGTACGCAGTGAAGGATGTTGTTGAAGGCCTTGAGTATGAGTTCCGTGTATCAGCCATCAACATTTCTGGTGCCGGAGAGCCGAGTGCGCCTTCTGAatttgtgtttgcaagagatCCAAAGA AGCCTCCTGGTAAAGTTATCGACCTGAAGGTGACCGACTCCACATACACAACCTTATCACTGGGCTGGAACAAACCCACagaggaggaaggggtccaAGATGAGGCCAAAGGCTACTTTGTGGAGCTCAGACCAGCAGAAAACCCAGAATGGGGTCGCTGTAACTCCAATGCTATCATTATGAACTCTTATACCATCATGGGTCTGAAGTCTATGGCCATGTACTGGGTAAGAGTTGTAGCAACCAATGAGGGTGGAGACGGTGAGCCTCAAGAGTTGCCCAACTACATCATTGCAATGCCTCCTCCAG TGAGGCCTCacttcactgacaaaaaaatgaagaacTTTGTGGTGATGAAAGCTGGGAACGCTGCTCGAGTCACCTTCAACTTTGAG GCCTCTCCAATACCAACTATCAACTGGCTAAAGGACGGACTTCCTGTTGGCAAGCATGTAACAATGAGCAACACAGACACATCGTCGCAGATAATGATCCCCTCAGCAGAACGCCAAGACACGGGGATCTACACAATCATTGTCAAGAACATTGTTGGTCAGGAGACCTCGAGTGTTGAGATAAGAGTCACAg ATGACCCCAAGCCTCCAGGCCCTGTGGAGCTGGAGGAGAACGTGTCAGGAACAGTGTCGATCTCCTGGACTCCCTCTCCAGATGAGAAGAAAGACGACAGGCTGCACTACATGATCACCAAACGCGACTCTGTGAAGCGCACCTGGCAAATTGTGGCCGATCATCTCTTCAATAACAAGTTCACAGTCATCAATATCATGCCGGGACGGCAGTATAAGTTCCGGGTCTACACCAAGAATGACATGGGGGTCTCCAACCCGTCAGAGTCGGCAGTCTGGGaagtgaagaaaagaaaag aaacattttccttgAGCCTTCCTCCCTCTAAAGACTGCAGCTTTGAGTCGCCTCCTTCATTCTCTGTTCCGCTAAAAATGCGAAACAGTCCAGAGAGCTATGAGTGCTACATGAGCTGTGCGGTGACAGGAAACCCCAAACCCCATGTTACCTGGTACAGAAATAGCATCAGCCTCAACACCAACACTAACTACTACATCACTAACACATGCGGGGTCTGCTCCATGGTGATACTCAAAGTTGGACCCAAGGACAGCGGGGACTACACAGTCATTGCAGAGAACCCTCTGGGCAGAGTGGAGTGTTCAACTAAACTTGCTGTTAAAG ACTAG